A section of the Bifidobacterium sp. ESL0728 genome encodes:
- a CDS encoding threonine/serine exporter family protein, translating to MPLDTADIERDWDTPVVDAGIAAKASIIARVGLLDLRAGTGSFRIHELMHRIGYPLGVHVRANINLTDMDVSCSDGVSRITQVVDLPTTGVNTERIWLLEHFADWFSVNIGEPGTTYHAQPAVSAEMVQQLDNPDAQRSLLSATQKAHRELEKRKRVHEKAVKRAKKRGFRPPKGQYAKHFEHIGKTREDVAAEQAAAAETQAKADAALAQSQVGGQSQGDAAQVQGQVGNQSHVNTAISKSAVRDDKFTVSDGKRGNSGRVFNDSANVSKTKVSDNSAGTDGGNILNGNSASADVGNGENGNVGYVSNINVNAANPPAATKSTNSQSQAKSKASATAKASRGITVRQAHERLSLIQHRKPLYAPWFSGLASAVACACFVFLLGGGPFDMIGAFVGAGIGHWVRRRLFIYHLNQFFVTFVAVAVAAFACIGTLRLIGFFDPVALRHDTAYIGAMLFVIPGFPLITGGLDIAKMDLPSGIQRLVYTMAIILMATLAGWMVAAIVHLNPQGFEPLGLNPWVNTALRALCAFGGVWGFSVLFNSPQRMCFTAAFIGAITDTLRLTIVDMGMPPEAAAFLGAMLAGLLASAWRSSVRHGFLPPYLGYPRICLTVPAIVIMVPGLYMYRAMFYLGQFDTLNALDWAFRAFMVILCLPIGLAMARVITDKSWRYDV from the coding sequence ATGCCATTGGACACCGCCGATATCGAACGCGATTGGGATACGCCGGTGGTTGATGCGGGCATCGCGGCGAAAGCCAGCATTATCGCACGAGTCGGGTTGCTGGATTTGCGCGCGGGAACCGGAAGCTTCCGTATTCATGAGCTGATGCATCGTATCGGATATCCGCTTGGCGTCCACGTTCGCGCGAACATCAATCTTACCGACATGGACGTGTCGTGCAGCGACGGTGTCAGCAGGATCACGCAGGTTGTCGATTTGCCGACAACTGGAGTCAATACTGAGCGCATTTGGCTGCTTGAGCATTTTGCGGACTGGTTCAGCGTCAATATCGGCGAGCCGGGAACCACCTATCATGCCCAGCCTGCGGTTTCGGCCGAAATGGTGCAACAGCTCGACAACCCGGATGCCCAGCGTTCTCTACTGTCGGCTACGCAAAAGGCCCACCGTGAGCTTGAAAAGCGTAAACGTGTCCACGAAAAGGCCGTCAAGCGTGCCAAAAAGCGTGGCTTCCGTCCGCCAAAAGGCCAGTATGCCAAGCATTTCGAGCATATCGGCAAGACGCGCGAGGACGTCGCCGCCGAGCAGGCTGCGGCCGCAGAGACTCAAGCCAAGGCCGATGCCGCGCTGGCTCAAAGCCAGGTCGGCGGTCAGTCGCAGGGCGATGCGGCACAGGTGCAAGGTCAGGTTGGTAATCAGTCTCACGTTAATACGGCGATTTCGAAGTCGGCGGTTCGAGACGACAAGTTTACGGTGAGTGACGGCAAAAGAGGCAATTCCGGTCGCGTTTTCAATGATTCCGCGAATGTCAGTAAAACCAAAGTATCCGATAATTCCGCTGGCACTGATGGCGGCAATATCCTCAATGGGAATTCCGCTAGTGCTGATGTCGGTAATGGCGAAAATGGAAACGTCGGCTATGTAAGTAATATAAATGTCAACGCTGCAAATCCTCCTGCTGCGACAAAATCGACGAATTCCCAATCCCAAGCCAAATCGAAAGCCTCTGCTACTGCAAAAGCCAGTCGCGGCATCACCGTCCGGCAAGCACATGAGCGCCTGAGCCTCATTCAGCACCGCAAGCCGCTATACGCGCCATGGTTCTCGGGCCTCGCGTCGGCTGTGGCGTGCGCGTGCTTCGTTTTCCTGCTTGGTGGCGGCCCGTTCGACATGATCGGTGCGTTCGTGGGCGCGGGCATCGGCCACTGGGTTCGTCGGCGGCTTTTCATCTACCATTTGAACCAGTTCTTCGTCACGTTCGTAGCCGTTGCGGTGGCTGCGTTCGCCTGCATCGGGACGTTGCGTCTGATTGGGTTCTTTGACCCTGTCGCGCTTCGACACGACACGGCCTACATCGGCGCAATGCTCTTCGTCATCCCCGGATTCCCGCTGATTACCGGCGGCCTTGACATCGCGAAAATGGATCTGCCCAGCGGCATCCAGCGTTTGGTCTACACCATGGCGATCATCCTGATGGCCACGCTCGCCGGATGGATGGTGGCGGCCATCGTCCACCTCAATCCGCAGGGCTTCGAACCCCTCGGCCTCAATCCGTGGGTCAATACCGCTCTGCGCGCGCTCTGCGCGTTCGGCGGGGTCTGGGGCTTCTCGGTCCTCTTCAATTCGCCGCAACGCATGTGCTTCACGGCAGCTTTCATCGGCGCCATCACCGACACCCTGCGCCTGACGATCGTTGATATGGGCATGCCGCCAGAAGCTGCCGCGTTCTTGGGTGCGATGCTCGCCGGCCTGCTCGCTTCGGCTTGGCGCTCGTCGGTGCGCCACGGCTTTCTCCCGCCCTATCTCGGCTACCCACGCATCTGCCTGACCGTCCCGGCCATCGTCATCATGGTGCCCGGCCTCTATATGTACCGCGCGATGTTCTACCTCGGCCAGTTCGACACCCTCAACGCGTTGGACTGGGCCTTCCGCGCTTTCATGGTCATCCTCTGCCTGCCCATCGGCCTGGCGATGGCCCGCGTCATCACCGACAAGTCCTGGCGCTACGACGTGTGA
- a CDS encoding ATP-binding protein → MIEIELQSLVKKIQKAKAESSTIELKAARSGCPTHLYDTLSSFSNQDAGGTIVFGIDEKEDYAVCGVYDAQDLQKRVTEQCNQMRPKVRAVFTLCNIGDKTVVSAEIPSLDVSERPCFYASKGRYKGSYVRVGDADEPMDENEIYGYEAFRKKYEDELRPVERAGIEDFSTVKLMEYKAKLVEGRPNLAKLDNSRILDLMGMTEDGVPTLAGMLVLGEYPQAFLPQLDIIATTLPGTEIGEVGVSGERFVDNQRIDGTLDQQLQGAMDFVRKNIKVSVTITKEGQRVDRPQYPLDAVRELILNALVHRDYSIHTQGMPIQLQIFADRLVVTNPGGLYGRMTVDKLGKAQPDTRNPVIANTMEIMGLTENRYSGIPAVRYLTEAAGLPAPEFESKNGEFRAILRLSKNEDLARNLSRRGTGVFDLPKGIGTSSYLDTQNGGFMTAVQRLQEKDSHRNPEAILEYCHIPRTRKELSGFVGLGSGYTMQRYVNPLVREGKLTLGIPGKPNSSKQTYRTVE, encoded by the coding sequence GTGATAGAAATCGAATTGCAAAGTTTGGTCAAAAAAATCCAAAAAGCAAAAGCTGAATCATCAACGATTGAGCTTAAAGCCGCAAGATCTGGCTGTCCGACGCATCTTTATGACACGTTATCGAGTTTTTCAAATCAGGATGCTGGTGGGACTATCGTCTTTGGAATCGATGAGAAGGAAGATTATGCGGTCTGTGGTGTCTATGATGCGCAAGATTTGCAAAAACGTGTCACTGAGCAATGCAATCAGATGCGGCCTAAAGTCCGCGCGGTTTTTACCCTTTGTAATATTGGTGACAAAACAGTTGTCAGTGCTGAAATTCCCTCGCTCGATGTCTCTGAGCGCCCATGTTTTTATGCAAGTAAGGGACGTTACAAAGGTTCGTATGTCCGTGTAGGCGACGCCGATGAGCCGATGGATGAGAATGAGATTTACGGTTATGAGGCGTTCCGCAAGAAGTATGAAGACGAATTGCGTCCGGTTGAAAGAGCTGGGATAGAGGATTTTTCGACCGTAAAATTGATGGAATATAAAGCGAAACTGGTTGAAGGCAGACCAAATCTGGCGAAGCTTGATAATTCCCGAATTCTTGATCTCATGGGGATGACTGAAGATGGGGTGCCGACACTCGCTGGCATGTTGGTATTGGGAGAATACCCTCAGGCTTTCTTACCTCAGCTTGACATTATTGCGACTACGTTGCCAGGAACTGAAATTGGAGAGGTTGGGGTTTCTGGCGAACGTTTTGTTGATAATCAGAGGATTGATGGCACGCTTGACCAGCAACTGCAAGGGGCAATGGATTTTGTGCGGAAAAATATAAAGGTATCCGTCACAATCACCAAAGAAGGACAACGGGTTGATCGGCCACAATATCCGTTGGATGCTGTTCGTGAGTTGATTCTCAATGCTCTAGTTCATAGGGATTACAGCATCCATACCCAAGGTATGCCAATCCAGTTGCAGATTTTTGCCGATCGTTTGGTTGTCACTAATCCTGGAGGCTTGTACGGGCGTATGACGGTGGATAAACTCGGAAAAGCGCAACCGGACACCAGAAACCCGGTTATCGCGAATACGATGGAAATTATGGGATTAACGGAGAACCGTTATTCCGGAATCCCAGCTGTTCGTTACTTGACCGAAGCTGCCGGTTTGCCGGCTCCGGAATTTGAAAGCAAGAATGGTGAGTTTCGAGCGATTCTGAGATTGTCGAAGAACGAGGATCTGGCAAGAAACCTTAGTCGTAGAGGAACAGGGGTTTTTGACCTTCCGAAAGGAATAGGCACTTCTTCATATTTGGACACTCAGAATGGTGGTTTTATGACCGCAGTGCAGCGATTGCAAGAAAAGGATTCTCATCGTAATCCCGAAGCAATACTTGAATATTGTCATATACCGCGTACTCGTAAGGAACTTTCGGGATTTGTCGGTTTGGGCAGTGGGTATACCATGCAACGATATGTGAATCCGCTGGTACGCGAGGGCAAGTTGACGTTGGGGATTCCCGGGAAACCGAACAGTAGCAAGCAGACCTATCGGACTGTCGAATAG
- the trpS gene encoding tryptophan--tRNA ligase produces the protein MADIQNGAENEQVTAAGNEISASFVEAKKRSDAVLAKLEKNPGKFTMLTGDRPTGRLHLGHYFGSIRERVAMQNKGVHTNVLIADYQVITDRDTTEHIQDNTLNMVLDYLAAGIDPNKTMIFAHSAIPCENQLMLPFLSLVTEAELLRNPTVKAEAEASGHALTGLLLTYPVHQACDILFCKANVVPIGKDNLPHVEITRTIARRFNERYAKKNPVFPEPTAILSDAPEIPGLDGRKMSKSYGNSIMLGATAEETAKLIKKSPTDSERRITFDPVNRPQVSALLTTAGLVTNRDPKDIAEEIGDAGAGALKQYVIKSVNEFLAPHRERRAELAQDMETIRDIIHDGNRRANEIAEETLDQVREAMGMKY, from the coding sequence ATGGCGGACATACAAAACGGCGCGGAAAACGAACAGGTCACTGCGGCAGGCAACGAGATAAGTGCGAGCTTTGTCGAGGCGAAGAAGCGTTCTGACGCGGTTTTGGCGAAACTTGAGAAGAACCCAGGCAAGTTCACCATGCTCACCGGCGACCGTCCGACCGGACGCCTGCACCTCGGCCACTATTTCGGCTCGATCCGCGAGCGTGTCGCGATGCAGAACAAAGGCGTGCACACCAACGTGCTCATCGCCGACTACCAGGTCATCACCGACCGCGACACCACCGAGCACATCCAGGACAACACGCTGAACATGGTTCTGGACTATCTCGCCGCCGGCATCGACCCGAACAAGACCATGATTTTCGCGCATTCCGCGATTCCCTGCGAAAACCAGCTGATGCTGCCGTTCTTGTCTTTGGTCACCGAAGCCGAATTGCTGCGCAACCCGACCGTCAAAGCCGAGGCCGAGGCGAGCGGCCACGCGCTGACCGGGCTTTTGCTGACCTACCCCGTCCATCAGGCCTGCGACATCCTCTTCTGCAAGGCCAACGTCGTGCCGATCGGCAAGGACAACCTGCCGCACGTCGAGATCACACGCACCATCGCACGCCGCTTCAACGAACGTTACGCCAAGAAGAATCCCGTCTTCCCCGAGCCGACGGCCATTCTTTCCGATGCGCCCGAGATTCCGGGGCTCGACGGCCGCAAAATGAGCAAGTCCTATGGCAACTCCATCATGCTCGGCGCCACCGCGGAGGAGACCGCCAAGCTCATCAAGAAGAGCCCAACCGATTCCGAACGCCGTATTACATTTGATCCGGTCAACCGTCCTCAGGTTTCGGCGCTGCTGACCACCGCCGGTTTGGTTACCAACCGCGACCCGAAGGATATCGCCGAGGAAATCGGCGACGCCGGGGCCGGAGCCTTGAAACAGTACGTCATCAAGTCCGTCAACGAATTCTTGGCCCCGCACCGCGAGCGCCGCGCCGAGCTGGCCCAAGACATGGAAACCATCCGCGACATCATCCACGACGGCAACCGCCGCGCCAACGAAATCGCCGAGGAAACCCTCGACCAGGTTCGCGAAGCCATGGGCATGAAGTACTAA
- a CDS encoding DUF3073 domain-containing protein, which yields MGRGRQKAKQKKMARKLKYLTTDTDYDELAKELGAQEPGSGAADPFTEVEKEYSRAHGRSDEDTNTDVVDEHEDSPVADDDLDDYAKWAAEAAAKAAGGDSAKPASASSASTKKAPMPKPHKPIHMPIPSALRKPKPKASEA from the coding sequence ATGGGCCGCGGACGTCAGAAGGCTAAACAAAAGAAAATGGCCCGTAAGCTGAAGTATTTGACAACCGATACCGATTATGACGAGCTGGCAAAGGAGCTTGGCGCGCAGGAACCGGGCAGTGGAGCGGCGGATCCGTTCACTGAGGTTGAGAAGGAATATTCACGGGCTCATGGCAGGTCCGATGAAGACACGAATACCGACGTTGTAGACGAGCATGAGGATTCGCCGGTCGCCGACGATGATTTGGACGACTATGCCAAGTGGGCCGCGGAAGCTGCGGCAAAAGCGGCTGGTGGCGACAGCGCAAAGCCCGCGTCCGCTTCCAGCGCTAGCACCAAAAAAGCGCCGATGCCCAAGCCGCATAAGCCGATTCACATGCCTATTCCCAGCGCCCTGCGCAAGCCCAAGCCTAAAGCCAGCGAGGCCTGA